The following proteins come from a genomic window of Crateriforma spongiae:
- a CDS encoding BatA domain-containing protein has protein sequence MTFVNATLILGTLAVAVPIALHLIAPKQPRRESFPTVRFLTQRFESNRTRLKIKRWWLLALRILALAALAIALAGPLVRSELSTAWLAAGIGLVAGLALLGLATASLFRGISKSTIAALTISGAIACTASIGWAGFSLLASDAPVAASRNPIALAILLDNGPTSQWDAGGTNHLDAIRVAAKELVGRAAPGSRVVIADRSSRPVVFATDTAAAINQIENVRMRPDAAPISGKLDAMLRLLGNSDLEDRHLIIVSNLSRSSWMTPPQQALVDDRVAVSVLDVGKFDASNRSLKLLHHDPHPPLGQATAVRGTITVQGSADDRSDTATVELIQFADDPTRPLIRDGVRIDPESRVVDRAVVSIANGRSSEFVVTLPPEPDVGIRHGMIRLASSDALAADDQRFLSWSIQPRRPLLIVTQDPDQADLIAWAATSPLAPDDPNSAFQVDVISEDVFAAIDQSRFDAVIFLDPSASLLAAIDWDAFFSQGSAAGIIAGSRLTGGFDQHEVLPTFKRVWKVPAPGSFLEIVRPGHQIFDELASLDPQPRWSDFRIRRYWQIEPKKDQETLAAYAGTDHPAIIAMQRDQGRLAVMTTPLAAGAFPSDRWNDLFGSDAWPTFILTRQLVRWLATPKVGTLQARVGLPFQLSLSALKKSPTGSGANNRSEDAADPTVRWQLFSPRSDLPTPIETASDAPRLTVGQISQVGTYWLRSPRGTLGFSSNWNDDDLIAEKASVDDLTAWLGPKDDKTGFTLTDDLSNIELVGTKGAPSISLRSPILLLAVIAFILEQVLGNRFYRQAKGAQPTSGIQSLAGNRRISA, from the coding sequence GTGACGTTCGTCAACGCCACACTGATATTGGGTACTCTCGCGGTCGCCGTACCGATCGCGTTGCACCTGATTGCGCCGAAACAACCGCGACGCGAATCCTTTCCCACGGTGAGGTTTCTGACCCAGCGTTTCGAAAGCAACCGTACACGACTGAAAATCAAACGTTGGTGGCTGTTGGCGCTACGGATTCTGGCATTGGCCGCTTTAGCGATCGCGTTGGCGGGCCCCTTGGTCCGCAGCGAACTGTCCACCGCATGGTTAGCCGCGGGAATCGGCCTGGTCGCCGGCCTTGCGTTGTTGGGCTTGGCCACCGCATCGCTGTTTCGAGGGATTTCGAAATCAACCATTGCGGCCCTCACCATCTCGGGTGCAATCGCCTGTACGGCATCGATCGGATGGGCCGGATTTTCTTTGTTGGCATCCGATGCCCCGGTCGCCGCTAGCCGGAACCCGATTGCTTTGGCGATTCTGCTGGATAACGGCCCCACTTCGCAGTGGGACGCGGGTGGGACCAACCATCTGGATGCCATCCGCGTGGCCGCCAAAGAACTGGTGGGACGGGCGGCGCCCGGAAGCCGCGTTGTGATCGCCGACCGTTCCAGTCGCCCCGTGGTATTTGCCACCGACACTGCCGCGGCAATCAACCAGATCGAAAATGTCCGCATGCGTCCCGATGCCGCCCCCATCAGTGGCAAGCTGGATGCGATGCTTCGCCTGTTGGGAAACAGCGATTTGGAAGACCGCCATCTGATCATTGTCAGTAATCTGTCGCGATCGTCTTGGATGACGCCTCCACAACAGGCTTTGGTCGACGATCGCGTCGCGGTATCCGTGCTGGACGTTGGCAAATTCGACGCTTCGAATCGATCGCTGAAATTGCTGCACCACGATCCACATCCACCACTGGGGCAGGCAACCGCGGTCCGCGGAACGATCACTGTCCAGGGCTCTGCCGACGACCGTTCCGATACCGCCACGGTGGAATTGATTCAATTCGCGGACGATCCGACGCGTCCTCTGATCCGTGACGGCGTTCGAATCGACCCTGAATCCCGAGTCGTCGATCGAGCAGTGGTGTCGATCGCGAATGGGCGTTCCAGCGAATTTGTCGTCACTCTGCCACCGGAGCCCGATGTTGGAATCCGACATGGAATGATTCGGCTAGCGTCATCCGACGCCTTGGCGGCCGACGATCAACGATTCCTCAGTTGGTCCATCCAGCCACGCCGTCCGTTGCTGATCGTGACCCAGGACCCTGATCAAGCCGACTTGATCGCTTGGGCAGCCACTTCACCGCTGGCCCCCGACGATCCCAATTCAGCGTTCCAGGTCGACGTCATTAGCGAAGACGTGTTCGCCGCCATCGACCAATCGCGGTTTGATGCCGTCATTTTTCTGGATCCATCGGCGTCCCTGTTAGCCGCAATCGATTGGGATGCGTTCTTCAGCCAAGGATCCGCCGCCGGAATCATCGCTGGCTCACGCTTGACCGGCGGGTTTGATCAACACGAAGTCCTGCCAACCTTCAAACGTGTATGGAAAGTACCGGCGCCAGGCAGTTTTCTAGAAATCGTCCGGCCTGGTCACCAAATTTTTGACGAACTGGCGTCGCTAGATCCCCAGCCGCGATGGAGCGATTTTCGAATTCGTCGTTACTGGCAAATTGAACCGAAGAAGGACCAAGAAACGTTGGCCGCGTACGCCGGCACCGACCATCCGGCAATCATCGCCATGCAACGGGACCAAGGCAGACTTGCCGTCATGACGACACCGCTTGCCGCTGGCGCCTTCCCGTCCGACCGGTGGAACGATCTTTTTGGGTCGGATGCTTGGCCAACATTTATCCTGACACGGCAATTGGTCCGCTGGCTGGCAACGCCGAAAGTGGGGACGCTACAGGCACGCGTCGGATTACCTTTTCAGTTGTCACTATCGGCGTTGAAAAAGTCGCCGACAGGCTCCGGTGCAAACAACCGTTCGGAAGATGCCGCCGACCCAACCGTCCGCTGGCAACTTTTTTCGCCCAGATCCGATCTGCCGACCCCAATCGAAACCGCATCGGACGCACCACGCTTGACCGTCGGCCAAATCAGCCAAGTGGGAACCTATTGGCTGCGATCCCCTCGAGGGACGCTAGGGTTCAGCAGCAACTGGAACGATGACGACCTGATTGCCGAAAAGGCATCGGTCGATGACCTGACGGCATGGTTAGGTCCGAAGGACGACAAGACCGGATTCACGCTGACCGACGACCTGAGCAACATTGAGTTGGTCGGAACCAAGGGCGCGCCGTCGATCTCCTTGCGTTCGCCAATATTGTTGTTGGCCGTCATCGCGTTCATTCTGGAACAGGTTTTGGGGAACCGCTTTTATCGTCAAGCCAAAGGGGCCCAACCGACGTCCGGAATCCAAAGCCTTGCCGGTAATCGAAGGATATCGGCATGA
- a CDS encoding DUF58 domain-containing protein — translation MTDSLSPETLQQIQRLDLRARMIVRGFLQGLHSSPHQGFSVQFSDHRRYDPGDDPKRIDWLAYAKTDKYYVKRYEAETNLTGYLVLDLSKSMGFTHRQSMTKFEYATCLAASLAYLMTMQQDPVGLMTFAEKLNAVLPARSRRGQVADCLAALSRLTPDGQTDIATCVTQVAAMLKQHTLIMLFSDLLGSPESTIASLAQLRHAGHDVIVFHILDEAEVHFPYHGQIEFEDPETGETVSVDADAFRADYIDQIDDFRRQHEQACHQLRIDYVPLDTSMPFDKALTEYLQQRQSRF, via the coding sequence GTGACTGATTCACTGTCCCCCGAAACGCTTCAGCAGATCCAGCGACTGGACCTGCGCGCGCGGATGATCGTGAGGGGCTTTCTGCAGGGTCTGCACAGCAGCCCTCATCAAGGGTTTTCCGTCCAGTTCAGCGATCACCGACGCTACGATCCCGGTGACGACCCGAAACGTATCGATTGGCTGGCCTACGCAAAGACCGACAAGTACTACGTCAAACGGTACGAAGCGGAAACCAATCTGACCGGATACTTGGTGTTGGATCTGTCCAAGTCGATGGGCTTCACGCATCGGCAAAGCATGACGAAGTTCGAATATGCGACTTGCCTGGCGGCTTCGTTGGCCTACCTGATGACGATGCAACAAGACCCGGTCGGCCTGATGACATTCGCCGAAAAATTGAACGCGGTCTTGCCGGCCCGCAGTCGTCGCGGTCAGGTCGCCGATTGCTTGGCCGCATTGTCACGGTTGACCCCCGACGGTCAAACCGACATCGCCACGTGTGTGACACAGGTCGCCGCGATGCTGAAACAACACACGTTGATCATGTTATTTTCGGACCTGCTGGGGTCACCCGAATCGACAATCGCGTCGCTAGCACAACTGCGCCACGCCGGGCACGACGTGATCGTCTTTCATATCCTGGATGAAGCAGAAGTCCACTTCCCCTATCACGGTCAAATCGAATTCGAAGACCCCGAAACGGGCGAAACAGTCAGCGTCGACGCAGACGCATTTCGTGCCGACTACATCGATCAGATCGACGATTTTCGACGTCAGCACGAACAGGCCTGTCATCAGCTTCGCATCGACTATGTTCCCCTGGACACCAGCATGCCGTTCGATAAAGCCTTGACGGAATACCTTCAACAACGTCAATCACGGTTCTAA
- a CDS encoding AAA family ATPase, which produces MLKEFAEHQQTMRNELAKVIVGQQDTIEQLLAAIFTRGHCLLEGVPGLAKTLLVSTLANILDVSFKRVQFTPDLMPSDITGTQVLEEDEAGRRSFRFVQGPIFANILLADEINRTPPKTQAALLEAMQERQVTVGRESYALPDPFFAIATQNPVDQEGTYPLPEAQLDRFMFKIRIDYPTAAEEEQILTATTRGESPTVNKVLSSRAIQNVQKLVNSIAVNPFTVRYASNLVRASRPSDPTAPDYVKSLVDWGAGPRAGQNLIGGAKAIAAMDGRFSIDVADIQKIALPVLRHRIATNFQAQAEGVDTDEIVRRLIDDVAVPKPPRMADKNA; this is translated from the coding sequence GTGCTGAAGGAATTCGCGGAACATCAACAGACGATGCGAAACGAATTGGCCAAAGTCATTGTCGGCCAACAAGACACCATCGAACAATTGCTAGCCGCCATCTTTACGCGCGGTCACTGTTTATTGGAAGGAGTCCCCGGACTGGCGAAAACACTTTTGGTCAGCACGTTGGCCAATATCTTGGACGTGTCGTTCAAGCGGGTCCAATTCACGCCCGACTTGATGCCCTCGGACATCACCGGCACGCAGGTCTTGGAGGAAGACGAAGCGGGACGTCGCAGCTTTCGTTTTGTTCAGGGCCCGATTTTCGCCAACATCTTGCTGGCCGACGAAATCAACCGAACGCCGCCCAAAACTCAAGCCGCTTTACTGGAAGCGATGCAAGAACGGCAGGTCACCGTGGGCCGCGAATCCTATGCGTTGCCAGATCCATTCTTCGCGATTGCCACCCAGAACCCGGTCGATCAGGAGGGGACGTATCCGTTGCCCGAGGCCCAGTTGGACCGGTTCATGTTCAAGATCCGGATCGACTACCCGACCGCTGCGGAAGAAGAACAGATCCTGACGGCCACCACACGTGGCGAATCACCGACGGTCAACAAAGTCTTGTCGTCTCGCGCGATCCAGAACGTCCAGAAATTGGTCAACAGCATCGCCGTGAATCCGTTCACCGTTCGCTATGCATCGAATCTGGTTCGCGCCAGTCGCCCCAGCGATCCAACGGCGCCCGATTACGTCAAATCGCTGGTGGACTGGGGTGCCGGTCCCCGCGCCGGGCAAAATTTGATCGGCGGTGCCAAAGCCATTGCGGCGATGGACGGTCGATTCAGTATTGACGTTGCCGACATTCAAAAAATCGCGTTGCCCGTGCTGCGGCACCGAATCGCTACCAACTTCCAGGCACAAGCCGAAGGCGTCGATACGGACGAAATTGTTCGCCGCTTGATCGACGATGTTGCCGTCCCCAAACCGCCACGCATGGCTGACAAGAACGCTTGA
- a CDS encoding DUF4159 domain-containing protein, whose protein sequence is MWAVLVWVVVIAPNAAIGQDVDAVSVQRSIDRGVAYLKQQQTESGGWPEYPSYSCGLTALCTLALLNADVPPNDPAMVSALAYLRRNRPDRTYPVALQTLVYCEAGAAEDLPRIRRNVDWLVKAQNNRGLWSYTQQKEFGGDPSNSQFALLALAAAVDRGVTVPEDVFAKARTYWLATQQSDGGWRYRDAMPVTGSMTCAGIASLIITEGRMTGVNSRVQGDKIQCCGGGDEGADPVQGGLGWLARYFSTQSNPQAGGQSYYYYMYALERVGRLSGRRFIGQHDWYREGADRLLRLQDSFQGFWRGSTNGEDRPLVATSFALLFLSKGKRQVVVGRLQYPSSDATAWNRHPESLRQLVRHLERDWAKDLTWQTIRSENARVTDLLQAPVLVISGRQAIAGGDVLADRLGEYVDQGGTILFEAEQGDGCGDAIGFRRQFADWVTRWYPESKIEKLPIEHPVWYAQRKVDPEMLGKDFWIYGVQACCRTPIFFVPKSLSCRWELSGLLFRQSQLSESARSQISAAVSVGENVIAYATGRELQDKLQQRFLLTGSTETSRQRGQWQLAELALGAGGEDARRALPNAVGLLSQTLPVAVAPVGDPVTLDDRTLSDVTALWVHGRTDFQWSAAQRKAVQTYLDRGGYLIANAVCGAEEFVKAFRREIGKLDLDEPLAAIAPDHPALTNRYGGFDVRRVTIRRPKRDANQFAVQTRTTFPMIEAARVGPADNVFFSPLDLSCALESQNSIQCAGYGTEDATRIIANLLLYAMQQPPAD, encoded by the coding sequence GTGTGGGCGGTGCTCGTGTGGGTGGTGGTGATCGCGCCGAACGCGGCGATCGGTCAAGACGTTGATGCGGTGTCGGTTCAACGAAGCATCGATCGTGGCGTTGCGTACCTGAAACAACAGCAGACCGAATCGGGTGGTTGGCCGGAATATCCGTCCTATTCATGCGGGCTGACCGCGCTGTGTACGTTGGCACTGTTGAACGCGGACGTTCCACCGAATGATCCGGCGATGGTGTCCGCATTGGCCTATTTGCGTCGAAACCGACCGGATCGGACCTATCCAGTCGCCCTGCAAACGCTGGTGTACTGCGAAGCCGGTGCGGCGGAGGACCTGCCACGCATCCGGCGCAACGTCGATTGGCTGGTGAAAGCGCAAAACAATCGCGGGTTGTGGTCCTATACCCAGCAGAAGGAATTCGGAGGCGATCCGTCCAATTCCCAGTTTGCATTGCTGGCCTTGGCCGCCGCGGTGGATCGGGGCGTGACCGTTCCCGAGGACGTTTTCGCGAAAGCAAGAACCTACTGGTTGGCGACCCAGCAATCCGACGGCGGATGGCGATACCGCGATGCCATGCCGGTGACGGGCAGCATGACGTGTGCGGGAATCGCTTCGCTGATCATCACCGAAGGCCGGATGACCGGCGTGAATTCAAGGGTCCAAGGCGACAAGATTCAATGCTGTGGTGGCGGCGATGAAGGGGCCGATCCGGTTCAAGGTGGTTTGGGATGGCTGGCACGATATTTTTCGACCCAAAGCAACCCGCAAGCGGGCGGTCAGAGCTACTACTACTACATGTACGCGCTCGAACGCGTCGGGCGTTTGTCAGGACGTCGTTTTATCGGCCAGCATGATTGGTACCGTGAAGGAGCTGATCGGTTGCTGCGTCTGCAAGATTCGTTTCAAGGATTCTGGCGAGGCAGCACCAATGGCGAAGATCGACCATTGGTGGCGACATCTTTTGCATTGTTGTTCTTAAGCAAAGGGAAACGGCAGGTGGTCGTCGGCCGGTTGCAGTATCCGTCATCCGATGCAACCGCTTGGAACCGTCACCCTGAATCGCTACGGCAACTGGTTCGACATTTGGAACGCGACTGGGCAAAAGACCTGACCTGGCAAACGATTCGCAGCGAAAACGCTCGCGTGACAGATTTGTTGCAAGCCCCTGTTTTGGTCATCAGCGGTCGACAGGCGATCGCCGGTGGTGATGTCTTGGCGGACCGACTGGGGGAATACGTCGATCAGGGCGGGACGATCTTATTCGAGGCGGAACAAGGTGACGGATGTGGTGATGCCATAGGATTCCGTCGTCAGTTTGCCGATTGGGTGACGCGCTGGTATCCGGAATCCAAGATTGAAAAGCTGCCAATCGAACACCCTGTCTGGTATGCCCAACGCAAAGTGGATCCTGAAATGCTGGGAAAGGATTTCTGGATTTATGGTGTGCAGGCTTGTTGTCGTACGCCGATCTTTTTCGTCCCCAAGTCCCTGTCATGTCGATGGGAGTTGTCGGGGTTGCTGTTTCGGCAATCCCAATTGTCCGAATCGGCCCGTTCACAGATCAGTGCCGCCGTTTCGGTGGGTGAAAACGTGATTGCCTATGCGACCGGACGTGAATTGCAAGACAAACTACAGCAACGATTCTTGCTGACTGGATCCACCGAAACGTCGCGGCAACGGGGCCAGTGGCAATTGGCCGAACTGGCGTTGGGGGCCGGTGGCGAAGACGCACGCCGGGCGTTACCCAACGCTGTGGGACTGCTATCGCAAACGCTTCCTGTCGCGGTGGCCCCGGTCGGCGATCCCGTCACGTTGGACGATCGAACCCTGAGCGACGTCACCGCATTGTGGGTGCACGGCAGAACCGATTTTCAGTGGTCTGCGGCACAGCGAAAGGCCGTTCAAACCTATTTGGATCGTGGCGGCTACTTGATCGCCAACGCGGTTTGCGGCGCGGAAGAATTCGTCAAAGCCTTTCGTCGCGAAATCGGCAAACTTGATTTGGACGAACCTCTGGCGGCGATCGCCCCTGATCATCCCGCGTTGACCAACCGATATGGCGGGTTCGATGTGCGACGTGTGACCATTCGACGTCCGAAACGAGATGCGAATCAGTTTGCGGTGCAAACGCGAACGACGTTTCCGATGATCGAAGCGGCGCGGGTGGGGCCCGCCGACAATGTCTTTTTTTCGCCGTTGGACCTTAGCTGTGCGTTGGAAAGCCAGAACTCGATTCAGTGTGCCGGCTATGGCACCGAAGACGCGACGCGCATCATTGCCAACCTGTTGCTATATGCGATGCAACAGCCGCCGGCCGATTGA
- a CDS encoding acyltransferase family protein, whose product MKVLSIDASGNVDSVPFRSADPGTVAGKPRHGGLERLRVVATLGVVLLHACVPYLKHPMPGLAWPVRDTPSEWLDVTFWGIEIFIMPVFLVMTGMFAWQTLQRRGAADLMRTRLSRLGKPFLFGMMVILPAELYIWVGGWVYEGWVDAVKLKSLKIDGALGNSLWGTSHLWFLLYVLSYVGIVAGISTWMQRTPVKKKSRSSQQQFGSVAGMILLAGIGICTLCCRPEVVWGFQHDFLPVPSKWIYSGTFFLGGIWIVSQDKRLHRIQALARPLIITAVLSLGTAVAVGRWNLAGHQPDTVISQASGILLGTTTTLAAWAVSLAAIGFFQAQERPISKKTQYVAAASFWIYLVHHPLLGLMHIDIKFLLPQIPSLVKGICCFFAALSVSLLTYEAVVRQSALGRWLGMTWSPQPDTSGTENADPVILKHLQTAATPRRRAA is encoded by the coding sequence ATGAAGGTCCTATCCATCGATGCGTCTGGAAACGTCGATTCCGTCCCCTTCCGGTCCGCGGATCCCGGCACGGTTGCCGGAAAACCACGACACGGGGGATTGGAGCGTTTGCGCGTCGTGGCAACGCTGGGCGTGGTCCTGCTTCACGCATGTGTTCCCTATCTGAAGCACCCGATGCCTGGACTGGCCTGGCCCGTTCGCGACACGCCGAGCGAGTGGCTGGACGTCACATTCTGGGGCATCGAAATCTTCATCATGCCGGTGTTCCTGGTGATGACCGGCATGTTTGCATGGCAAACACTGCAGCGACGCGGTGCCGCCGACTTGATGCGGACGCGTTTGTCGCGATTGGGAAAGCCATTCCTGTTCGGGATGATGGTGATTCTGCCGGCGGAGCTCTATATCTGGGTCGGCGGCTGGGTGTACGAGGGCTGGGTCGACGCGGTCAAACTGAAAAGCCTGAAGATTGATGGCGCCCTGGGTAACAGCCTATGGGGCACCAGTCACCTTTGGTTCTTGCTGTACGTGTTGTCTTACGTCGGCATCGTTGCCGGCATCTCAACGTGGATGCAGCGAACTCCCGTCAAAAAGAAATCTCGATCCAGCCAACAACAGTTCGGCTCAGTTGCCGGGATGATTCTATTGGCGGGAATCGGAATCTGCACACTGTGCTGTCGTCCCGAAGTGGTCTGGGGTTTTCAGCATGATTTCTTGCCGGTCCCCAGTAAATGGATTTACAGCGGAACATTCTTCTTGGGCGGCATCTGGATCGTCAGTCAAGACAAACGCTTGCACCGGATTCAAGCGTTGGCGCGACCGTTGATAATCACCGCCGTACTGTCGCTTGGTACCGCGGTGGCCGTCGGCCGATGGAATCTGGCCGGACACCAGCCCGACACGGTGATATCCCAGGCATCGGGCATCTTGCTGGGGACCACCACCACGTTGGCCGCATGGGCGGTTAGCTTGGCAGCCATCGGCTTCTTTCAGGCACAAGAACGCCCGATATCGAAGAAGACACAGTATGTTGCTGCCGCGTCGTTCTGGATCTACCTGGTCCATCATCCCTTGCTGGGCCTGATGCACATCGACATAAAGTTTCTGTTGCCACAGATTCCTTCGCTGGTAAAGGGAATCTGCTGCTTCTTTGCCGCATTGTCGGTTTCCCTGCTGACCTACGAAGCGGTGGTCCGGCAGTCAGCATTGGGACGTTGGTTGGGCATGACTTGGTCGCCACAACCGGATACATCTGGCACCGAGAATGCCGACCCGGTGATCTTGAAACATCTGCAGACCGCGGCCACCCCACGACGCCGAGCCGCATAG
- a CDS encoding exopolysaccharide biosynthesis protein — MTVVSHQDHTPKLAPEIGRMGEFTPMGRIDVGALPPEDSSMRARLNDDAEAIQDDHGDEGDDDEKAVQSLDELLDRIDDLAEDQSHVSIGDVMDSLGSKSFGPLLLVPGLLLIPPGPADIPGVPILLAIFIIIISAQLLMNRDHFWIPDWLENRNVESDGVSKAVGWLRKPAHFMDRCSRPRLEFLVTRGGQYATAVICILISLTTPILSLIPMSSSLAGAAFAAFGLALLSRDGVIALVAFAFSIATVGVIGFNAMG, encoded by the coding sequence ATGACCGTCGTTTCGCATCAAGACCACACGCCCAAGCTTGCCCCCGAAATTGGCCGGATGGGTGAATTCACACCCATGGGACGCATTGATGTCGGTGCCTTGCCACCTGAAGATTCGTCAATGCGTGCACGCCTCAATGACGACGCGGAGGCCATCCAAGACGATCACGGCGATGAGGGTGACGATGATGAAAAGGCGGTGCAATCTCTGGACGAACTGCTGGACCGAATTGATGATTTGGCTGAGGATCAATCACACGTCTCGATCGGCGACGTGATGGATTCACTGGGTTCCAAATCCTTCGGGCCGCTGTTGCTGGTACCTGGATTGTTGTTGATTCCACCGGGACCGGCCGACATCCCGGGCGTCCCGATTTTGCTGGCAATCTTCATCATCATCATCTCGGCACAACTGTTGATGAACCGAGACCACTTTTGGATTCCAGACTGGTTGGAAAACCGCAATGTCGAGTCCGACGGAGTTTCAAAAGCGGTCGGCTGGCTAAGAAAACCAGCACATTTCATGGACCGATGTTCTCGGCCACGGCTGGAGTTTCTGGTCACACGCGGAGGCCAATACGCCACGGCGGTGATCTGTATCTTGATTTCGCTAACCACACCGATCCTGTCGTTGATTCCGATGAGCAGCAGCTTGGCCGGTGCCGCCTTCGCTGCGTTTGGGTTGGCCTTGCTGTCCCGCGACGGCGTGATCGCGTTGGTCGCATTCGCTTTTTCGATCGCCACCGTCGGGGTGATCGGATTCAACGCGATGGGATGA